The genomic window CACCCCACCACGAAGATGCTGGCGCTGGCGTTCCTCGTGCTGATTGGCGTTGCGCTTGTGGCAGACGGCTTCAAGTTTCATATTCCGCGGGCGTTCATCTACGTCGCCATTGCGTTCTCCGCGGCGGTGGAAGCCTTCAACATTATGGCCAAGCGCAACCGCAAGAAGCGGGCGCGTGCCGCGAAGCAAAACGGATAGATCGCTCTGTCGCGTTGACAATTTTGCGGCTATAGCCTTCTTAATTCGATGAAATTGACTTCGCCAAAGAGACTAAGGGAGTGAGAAGATGACCAAGGCGGTGCGCGTGCATCAGGTCGGCGGACCGGAAGTGCTGACCTATGAGGATGTGGACGTCCACGAGCCGGGCGCCGGAGAAGTCCGGATCCGCCAGCACGCAATCGGACTGAACTTCATCGATACCTACTACCGCACCGGCCTTTACAAGGCGCCGGCGTTGCCGTTCATCGCCGGAAACGAGGGATCGGGCGAGGTGGTGTCAGTCGGTTCCGGCGTGACCAATTTCCATCCCGGCGATCGTGTCGCGTACTACGCCAATCTCGGCGCCTATGCGACCGAGCGGAATATCTCGGCGGACAAGCTGGTCAAGCTCCCGGATCATATTTCCCACGAGCAGGCCGCCGTGCTGATGCTCAAGGGCCTCACCGTATTCTACCTGCTGCATAAGACTTTCAAGGTCGAACCGGGACATCGCGTACTCATTCACGCGGCAGCAGGCGGAATTGGTCTGTTGGCGTGCCAGTGGGCGAAGGCGCTCGGCGCGCACGTGATCGGTACCGTCGGTACGGAAGAAAAGGCCAAGCTCGCACTGGCGAACGGCTGCGATCACGTCATTCTCTACAAGACCGAGAATTTCGTCGACCGTGTGAAGCAGATCAGCCGCAATGAACTTTGCGATGTTGTCTACGACGGCGTCGGCAAGGATACGTTCCCCGGCTCGCTGTCGTGTCTGAAGCCGCGCGGGTTGTTCGTGTCATTCGGCAACGCGTCCGGCCCGGTGCCGCCATTCCCGCTAGCCGAACTGAACAACCACGGCTCGCTCTTTGCGACGCGTCCAAAACTGAACGATTATGTCGGTACGCGCCGCGAATTGATCGAGGGCGCCGATGCGCTGTTTGCCGCGGTGCTGAGCGGCACATTGCATGTGCCGATCAACCACGCCTATGCGCTGAAGGATGCGCAGAAGGCCCATCGCGATCTGGAAAGTCGCGCGACCACGGGCGCTGCGATTTTGAAGCCCTGAGGCGATCAGACCGGTTGGACCCGCGCGTTGAGAAGCGCGCGGGTTTAGAAGCCTGCCACGCTGCCGTGGAGATCGTACTGATCCGCGCTTTCGATCTTCACGGTGACGATGTCGCCGACCTTCAACGGCCGACGGCTTGAGATATAGACACTGCCATCGATCTGCGGTGCATCGGCCTTCGACCGTCCCTTGGCGACGGTGGGGCCGACTTCATCGATGATGACCTGCTGGCGGCTTCCGACCTTGCGCTTGAGGCGCTGCGCGGAAATCTTCTGCTGACGTGCCATCAGCGCGTTCCAGCGAGCGGTCTTGATGTCTTCCGGGACCGGATTTTCGATAGCGTTCGAAGCTGCGCCCGCGACGGGTTCGTATTTGAAGCAGCCGACGCGATCGATCTGCGCTTCATCCAACCAGTCGAGCAGATACTGGAAATCGGAATCCGTCTCACCGGGGAAGCCGACGATGAAGGTCGAGCGCAGTGTCAACTCAGGGCATTGCTCACGCCATGCCTTGATGCGGGCCAGCGTCTTGTCCTGCGCGGCCGGACGGCGCATTTGCTTCAGCACTTCGGGGCTCGCGTGCTGGAACGGGATGTCGAGATAGGGCAGGACCTTGCCCTCAGTCATCAGACCAATGACCTCGTCGACATGCGGGTAGGGGTAAACGTATTGAAGGCGAACCCATGCACCGAGCTCGCCGAGCTCGCGTGACAAGTCGAGAAACTTCGCACGGACTTCGCGGTCCTTCCACGGGCTCGTGGCGTACTTCAAATCGATCCCGTAGGCAGAGGTATCCTGCGAGACGACCAGCAGTTCCTTGACGCCTGCAGCGACCAGCTTTTCCGCCTCGCGCAACACGTCATTGGCCGGACGCGATACCAGATCGCCGCGCAGCTTCGGAATGATGCAGAAGGTGCAGCGGTTGTTGCAGCCCTCGGAGATTTTCAGATACGCATAGTGCCGCGGTGTCAGCTTGATGCCTTGCGGCGGCACGAGATCGATGTGCGGATTGTGCCGCGGCGGCAATGCGCGGTGCACGGCGTCGAGCACGCTTTCGTATTGCTGAGGGCCGGTGATCGAAAGCACGTTAGGATAGGCCTTTTCGATCTGCTCGGGTTCCGCGCCCATACAGCCGGTGACGATGACCTTGCCGTTTTCGGCCATGGCCTCGCCAATGGCGCCGAGGGACTCCTGCTTGGCGCTATCGAGAAAGCCGCAAGTGTTAACGATGACGAGGTCAGCCCCATCGTGTTTTCGCGCGAGTTCATAGCCCTCGGCCCGCAGCCGCGTGATGATGCGCTCGGAATCCACCAGCGCCTTGGGGCACCCGAGGGACACGAAACTGACTTTTGGGGCGACGCCCTGATCCATTGCTGTCTACCAATTTTGGGGAACGCTGGAGCTATCCCCAATCCCTCAAAATTACAAGGGTTCAAGCCGTAGAGAGGGGTATGACGGGGAGGTTCCCGAGCAGCGCGAGGTCGTTACGATCGAACATCACCGAAGCGATGAAGGATGTGCAAACGTCGGTTTGACACCCGCAAGAGGCACAGAGCGGGCATTCTACCAGCCAACGCCACTAAGCGATATGCAAAGCGGTTTGCATCCAATTTCCACACAGCCGAGCTCTTCGGAATTGCTGGGCCGAACTCAGGTGCGGAATGCTGATCGTTTAATTAGGTGCTGTGTTAACGCCCCAAGTGCCGTCGGGAGCAGAGGTTAAAAACACAGATTTTTTGCCGGGGCTTGTAAACTTGATCGTTTTATTATCAGTCCACGCGACGAACTTAGCTTTCGCAGGCAGTCGTGTCTTGCTCGCTTTAGACGTCCAAACTGTAAGTTGCTTATCGCCTCGAACGTCAAAAATCGCAAAGCTGGAATCCATCCCGTCGTCGTTGTATTCCACCGCGAGGACCCAATTTCCGTCCGGAGAAAATTGAGGAGATGCATAACCGAAATCCAGCTCGCGACCTGTTTTTCCGTCGATAGCTTTGAAATGACCGGCATCCGGACCATAGTCACAAACGACGAAAACATGCGTTGACGGATAGAAGTCCGCAAGTCCGTATCCGAAGCCGCCCCCTTCAAGCGCACCGACACCATTCTTATTATCGAATATTTTCCGGCTCCCATTGTCCATGCGAAGAACGAGGGTCCCACCTCGCATAGCCGCGCGCGGTCCGGCCAACGCGACACAGTTTTTATTGAACTCCTCGGTCGAATCTCGTGAGAAGGATTCACCGCAGGTTTTGGCCCTCGACGCAGGCGAAAATGCATCTATTGATTCAGAAGGTTGTTCGGCGCCAGATGGCGAAGGCGCAGCGACCAGAATTGTGAAGCTTGCAAATAGAAGAATTGAAATTCGCATCTGGCACACTTTGGATAAAGGCTCACCGCGACGTTGCACACGCTGTAACGATCGGCGAAATGGTTTCGATGAGAAATTTTGCGCCGGCAGGGTTGTGATCGGCAGGTAAGTTCTTTTTGGCGCTCTCGATCATCGCAAGTGCCATAGCCCGATTTCCCGCATTTTCCCGACGGGCTCCGTCCACGGCGATTGTCGCGCATACCAAAGGGTCAAGCACGTTCTTCGGAGCTTCCGGATGCTTGGCGAGTTCGCACACGAGCTTGAAAGTCACATCAAGGGGCTCACGCTTGGCCGCCTTCGCAGTAAAAAGGCCAATCGCTATGAGCTTTCGAAGAGCAGCCAGATCGCCGGCGCGCGTGGCTTGTTCGTATTTACGGACCATCCCATCAATGACGGTGTTGACCGACACGCTTGGGTCGCTCTTCCGGGCAGCTGAGAGCTCATCCAACACAAGACCAGTGTACGTATGATAGGCCGCGTCGCGCGCCTTCTCGAAAGGTTCGCAGATTGCCGCCGCTGTAGAGCATGAGGTTGCAACCAGAAGGCCGAATATTCGGACAGTCCACATCAAATCGCTCAGCACCTACGATCCTCCGTCCCTCAATGACGTCGACGCCCAAGCTTCAAAGAGCAATCGAGCAGACTCAAATCATCAATCTGCAAACACACGCACTGATTGCATAAAGCATATCCAGTCGTTACGGGATATGTCGAAGTTGTCTTTTCGGATGGAAATTTCTTCGAGCTGGCCGGTTCGGATCATGCACACGGGTTTGGCCCCGCATCCGAAAAGCGGTATCTCGCCTTGACGAGCACATGACCAACCAATCGGGGGCATGCCGGATCTATCCCCAACCCCACTTAATACGTGCTTCAAGCCGAATGGCAGCGCGTGCTAGGGTTGTTCTGCCGGAATGCGAGTGGTGAATGGCCGCGGATTCGTCGTTCAAGATCGTTATCGTCGACGAAAGCCCCATCAGGGCCGCGATCCTCAAGGAAGGATTGCAGGAGGCGGGGTTCACCAGCGTCGAGCATATCAGCGAGATGCATAGCCTGCTGGCACGGATTTATGCGCTCGATCCCGATGTCATCCTGATCGATCTGGAAAACCCCAGCCGAGACGTCCTGGAACAAATGTTCCAGGTCAGCCGCGCCGTGCGGCGGCCCATTGCCATGTTCGTCGACCAGAGCGACGCGACCTCCATCCAGGAGGCTGTCGAGGCGGGGGTGTCCGCCTATATCGTCGACGGGCTGAAAAAAGAACGCATCAAGCCAATCCTCGATCTTTGCATTTCGAGGTTTAACGCCTTCGCGAAACTCCAGGATGAACTGGATCGAACCAGGTCAGCCCTCGAGGAGCGGAAGATCCTCGACCGGGCGAAGGGCATCCTCATGAAGATGAAGGGCCTCACCGAAGACGAGGCGTACGTCCTGATGCGCTCGACCGCCATGCGCGAGAAAAAGAAGATCGGCGAGATCGCTCAATCCATCATCACCGCGGCGGAGTTGCTGAAATGACCGATAAACCGCTCACGATCGGATTCATCCCGCTAGTTGACGCAGCGGCGCTGATTGTCGCGGTGGATAAGGGATTTACCGTCGCCGAAGGCCTCGACGTGACGCTGGTTCGCGAAGTGTCATGGTCGAATGTGCGCGACAAACTCAACATCGGCCTGTTCGACGCAGCACATTTGCTCGCTCCCGTTGCCATCGCATCAAGTCTCGGGCTGGCGCAGGTCAAAGTGCCTATCATCGCGCCTTTCAATCTTGGACTGAACGGCAACGCCATTACGGTGTCTCCGGCATTGCATGCGGCCATCATGGCTGAAGCGGAAGGCGATGCCGTCAATCCGCTCGTGACAGCTAAAGCGCTGGCACGCGTGGTTACCCTCCGTCGAAAAACGGGCGCCGAGCCTTTGACGTTCGGGATGACCTTTCCATTTTCAACGCACAACTATCAGCTCCGCTTCTGGCTCGCGGCCGGTGGTATCGATCCGGATGAGGACGTGCGGCTTGTGGTGTTGCCGCCGCCCTACATGGTGGACAGCCTGGCCAATGGGCACGTCGACGCCTTCTGCGTGGGAGCGCCGTGGAATTCGATCGCCGTTGATTTCGGCGTCGGACACATCCTTCATTTTGTGTCGGATATTCTGGCTCGTGCGGCGGAGAAGGTCTTGGCGGTCCGCGAGCGGTGGGCGCAGGAAAATCCGCTGGTCCTTGCCAAACTCACGCGGGCTCTTGGGCGGGCGGCCGATTTCGTCGAGCAGTTGGAGAACCGGGCCGAGGTCGCGCGCATTCTCGCAAAGCCCGAACGGATCGGCGTGGACGCGGAAGTCGTGCAGCGAACCCTGGATGGCCGTTTGAAGGTGTCGCCGGACGGTACGTTCCGGGAGAGCGACCGGTACTTACTGGTGGGCCGGGAAGGGGCAGGCCGCCCGGATCCGGTCCAGGCAGCCTGGCTTTACGCGCAGATGGTTCGTTGGGGGCAGGCAGCCTACTCGTCTGACGCGCTGGCGGCGGCCAAGAAGGTCTTCCGGCCCGACCTCTACGACGCCGCCCTCGGAAGCCCGGCTGGCGTCTTAAGCAACATCCATGACGGCTTAGGCGCGTTCACCGGCGCGAACTTCAATGCCAGTGACATCGCCTCTTACCTGTCATCGCTCGCCATCAAGCGGCGTCCAGTCTGAGCTTCCCCTATCTGCTCAATTATTGCGCAACGCTAAATTATTAGGCGATTGCCTGCGCGCGAGGCCATCCCGCAGGCAGCGGGACTTTCGCTCGTTTCTTATAACCCATTGCATTTCCTCGATTTAGTGCGCCGCACAAGAGTGGCACGGTCCTTGAATAGATAGTCCACGAGCCGAGACTAAGGCCTACCGGTCCATCGAGGGACCACGCAGCAAAGCCGCTGTCCTGAGGAGTTCGCACCCATGCGCGCCTCGGGGGCGGCTTTTGCTTTCGGACAACGGATTCGGTGCGGCCTAGCGCGGTGATCGCAACAGGACACGGTCGAAAGGACGGCAGATACGATGACCAGGACCACCAAGCATGGAAGTAAAGGCCGCGTCATGAGCCGGCGCGCATTGCTGAAAGCCGGCGCCGGCACCGCGGCGCTGCTCGCCGCGGCCCGGCTGAACTTTCCAGCAGGAGCCTTCGCGCAGGGATCAGGCCCTGAAGTGACAAAAGCGATCTTCGGTTACATCGCGCTGATGGACGCGTCACCGCTGGTGATCGCGAAGGAGAAAGGGCTCTTCGCCAAGCACGGTGTGCCTGATGTGGAAGTCAGCAAGCAGGCCTCCTGGGGCGCGACCCGCGACAATCTCGTACTCGGTGGTGAGAAGAACGGAATTGACGGCGCTCACATCCTAACGCCGATGCCGTACCTGATTTCGGCGGGCAAGGTCACGCAGAACAACGTTCCGACGCCGATGTACATTCTCGCGCGCCTCAATCTCGATGCGCAGGCGATCTCGGTTTCCAATGAATACAAGGCGCTGAAGGTCACCGCCGATGCTTCGGCACTGAAGGAAGCTTTCGCGAAGAAGAAAGCTGAGGGCAAGGAAGTGAAGGTCGCGATGACCTTCCCTGGCGGTACACACGACCTTTGGATTCGCTATTGGCTGGCTGCCGGCGGCATCGACCCCGACAAGGATGTCTCGACCATTGTTGTTCCGCCGCCGCAGATGGTGGCGAACATGAAGGTCGGTAACATGGATGCATTCTGTGTTGGCGAACCTTGGGGCGAACAGCTTGTCAATCAGGGCATCGGATTCTCGGCATGCTCGACCGGCGAGATCTGGTCGAAGCATCCAGAGAAGGCACTCGGCATTCGCGCCGAGTATGCCGACAAATATTCCAAAGCCACCCAGGCCATCCTGATGGCCGTGATGGAAGCCCAGCGGTGGTGCGACAAGCCGGAAAACCGCAAGGAGATGTCCGAGATCGTCGGCCGTCGGCAGTGGTTCAACGTTCCTGTCGCGGACATCATCGGCCGTGCCAATGGCGACATCAATTACGGCAACGGTCGCTTCGAGAAGGGCACGCCGCAGTTCATGAAATTCTGGCAGGACCACGCGTCCTATCCGTTCAAGAGCCACGACGCTTGGTTCATCACGGAAGATATGCGCTGGGGCAAATTCGAGCCGACCACTGACGTGAAGGCGCTGGTCGATAAGGTGAACCGCGAGGATCTCTGGAAGACGGCAGCGAAAACACTCGGTGTTGCTGAGGCTGACATTCCAACGAGCTCGTCGCGCGGCAAGGAGACATTCTTAGACGGCAAGGTGTTCGATCCCGAAAATCCCGCCGCGTATCTGAAGAGCCTGTCCATCAAGCGTATCGAAGCCTGACCACGTAGGGCCGCCCACGCGGGCGGCCTCGCATCCCAGCTCCACGAGGCAATTTATGAACGCGCCGCTCGTTAAAACTACCGGTCCGCTGGCAGCTTCTGCTCCTGCTGCAACAGCCGAGATTGTCGCCTTGCCAAAACCACCTCGCAGCTTTGTGGCAAATACACTGTTGCCGAACCTGCGAGCTCTCGCAGTGCGCATTATCCCGCCGCTCGTCATGCTCGTGCTGATTTTCGGCGTCTGGCAGATCCTCTGCATGAAGCCGGGTGCAACGCTGCCATCGCCGTCGCGGATCTGGGCAGATTCCAAAGATCTCATCGTCGATCCGTTCTTCGTCACCGGCCCACAAGACATCGGCCTTGGCTGGCGTGTCCTAACATCGCTCCAGCGGGTTGCGGTCGGCTTCGGTCTCGCGAGCGTGGTGGGCATCTTGGTCGGAGCGATCATCGGTCAATCGATCTGGGCGATGCGCGGTCTTGATCCGATCTTCCAGGTGATGCGGACCGTGCCGCCGCTGGCCTGGCTGCCGATTTCGCTGGCTGCGTTTCGTGACAGCAATCCATCTGCGATCTTCGTGATCTTCATCACATCGATCTGGCCGATCATCATCAACACCGCGGTCGGTATCCGCAACATTCCGCAGGATTACCGCAACGTCGCGGCGGTGGTCCAGCTCAATCCGCTGGAGTTCTTCTGGAAGATCATGATCCCATCCGCAGCGCCATACATCTTTACGGGTCTACGCATCGGCATCGGCCTCGCATGGCTCGCGATCGTCGCAGCCGAAATGCTCACCGGCGGAGTGGGTATCGGCTTCTTCATCTGGGATGCGTGGAATTCATCCCGGCTGCCCGACATCTTCGTCGCGCTCGCCTACATCGGCGGCGTCGGCTTCATCCTCGACCGCATCGTTGCCTTCGTCGGAAACATCGCCACGCGCGGTGCGCAGGCGAACTAACGGGAGAACCGCAATGACTTACCTCAAGCTCGATCACATCGACAAAGTCTTCACCCGCGGTTCAGCCACGAGCGAAGTATTGAAGGATATCAACCTGACAGTAGAGCAGGGTGATTATGTCTCCATCATTGGCCATTCCGGGTGCGGGAAGTCCACGCTGTTGAACATCATTGCCGGCCTGACCAACGCCACCCAGGGTGGCGTGTTGCTGGAAGGCCGCGAGGTGAATGCACCTGGCCCTGACCGCGCGGTGGTGTTCCAAAATCATTCGCTGCTGCCATGGCTGTCGACCTACGACAACGTACGTCTCGGCGTCGATAAAGTCTTCGGTTCAGCCAAAACCCGTGCGGAACGACACGACTGGGTGATGCACAATCTGGACCTCGTTCAGATGGGCCATGCCAAGGACAAGCGCCCTTCCGAAATCTCCGGCGGCATGAAACAGCGCGTCGGCATTGCGCGTGCTCTGGCGATGGAGCCGAAAGTCTTGCTTCTCGATGAGCCGTTCGGCGCACTCGACGCGCTGACGCGCGCTCATTTGCAGGACTCAGTCATGGCCCTGCATCAGAAACTCAACAACACGGTGATCATGATCACGCACGACGTCGACGAGGCTGTGCTGCTGTCGGATCGCATCGTGATGATGACCAATGGTCCCAGCGCGCGGATCGGCGAAGTGCTTGAGGTACCGTTGCCTCATCCACGCAAGCGGCTCGAGCTGGCGACGAACCCGATCTACCTCAAATGCCGGCAGCGCGTGCTCGAATTCCTCTACGAACGCCATCGTTTTGTGGAAGCTGCCTAAGGACACCATTCATGAGCGAACCACTCGTAATTATTGGCAACGGGATGGCAGCGGCTCGCTTTGTCGAAGAAATGTCGAAGCGATCGCTCGGACGATACGCGATCGCGGTGATCGGAGACGAGCCGCGGCTCGCCTATAACCGGGTTCTTCTGTCATCCGTGCTCGCAGGTGAGGCGACCTCGCAGGAGATCGAGCTGAAGTCCGCGGCCTGGTGGCGAGATCGTGGCGTGACCGTCACCTACGGCTGCGCAGCCACAAGCATCGATCCATCGCAGCGAGCGGTCACACTCGCCAATGGCGTCAACGTCACATACTCCAAGCTGGTCCTTGCGACAGGCTCCATGCCGCTGCGCCTCAACGTTCCAGGCGCAGATCTGCGTGGAGTACACACGTTTCGCGACAGCCGAGACGTGGAATGCCTTTTGACGCTCGCCGATGAAAAGAAGCGCGTCGTCGTGATCGGCGGTGGGCTGCTGGGCCTCGAGGCAGCGTATGGTCTCGCCAAGGCCGGCGCGGACGTCACGCTGGTCCATTTGATGGATCGGCTGATGGAGCGGCAACTTGATGGCGCTGCCGCAGCGCTCCTCAAGCGGCTTGTCGAAGAGAAGGGGATCGAGATCGTCCTCAGCGCCAATACGCGGCGGATCATCGGAGATGATCATGTTCAAGGAATCGAACTCGCCGACGGGCGGGTCATCAATGCGGACGCTGTGATCTTTGCAGCCGGTATTCGTCCCAACATTCAGCTTGCGAAAGATGCCGGCATTGAAGTCAACCGCGGCGTTCTCGTCGATGACCGGATGCGGACAGGGCACGAGGACATTTACGCCCTTGGCGAATGCGCCGAGCATCGGGGTGTCTGCTATGGCTTGGTTGAACCGGCCTACGAACAGGCGCGCGTTCTTGCCGATCATTTGGCCGACCGGCCCGCGCAATACACTGGAAGCGTGACAGCAACAAACCTCAAGGTGTCAGGCGTGAACGTGTTCTCTGCTGGAGACTTTCTGGCAGAGGGCGACTGCGAAACGATTTTATTCAGCGATGTGCAACGAGGCACATACAAAAAGCTGGTGGTGGCTGACAGCCGCCTGAAGGGCGCTGTCCTGGTTGGCGATACCCAGGATGCGCTTTGGTACCTCGAACTGATCCGGACAACGGCGTCCATCGAAGCAGTGCGTGGCGACATGATGTTCGGCCGCGCCCTCGCACAACCGAAGGCAGCATAACGATGTCTGGTGACTTT from Nitrobacteraceae bacterium AZCC 1564 includes these protein-coding regions:
- a CDS encoding hypothetical protein (product_source=Hypo-rule applied; cath_funfam=3.30.1360.70) produces the protein MLSDLMWTVRIFGLLVATSCSTAAAICEPFEKARDAAYHTYTGLVLDELSAARKSDPSVSVNTVIDGMVRKYEQATRAGDLAALRKLIAIGLFTAKAAKREPLDVTFKLVCELAKHPEAPKNVLDPLVCATIAVDGARRENAGNRAMALAMIESAKKNLPADHNPAGAKFLIETISPIVTACATSR
- a CDS encoding response regulator NasT (product_source=KO:K07183; cath_funfam=1.10.10.10,3.40.50.2300; cog=COG3707; ko=KO:K07183; pfam=PF00072,PF03861; smart=SM01012; superfamily=52172); the protein is MAADSSFKIVIVDESPIRAAILKEGLQEAGFTSVEHISEMHSLLARIYALDPDVILIDLENPSRDVLEQMFQVSRAVRRPIAMFVDQSDATSIQEAVEAGVSAYIVDGLKKERIKPILDLCISRFNAFAKLQDELDRTRSALEERKILDRAKGILMKMKGLTEDEAYVLMRSTAMREKKKIGEIAQSIITAAELLK
- a CDS encoding ABC-type nitrate/sulfonate/bicarbonate transport system substrate-binding protein (product_source=COG0715; cath_funfam=3.40.190.10; cog=COG0715; ko=KO:K22067; pfam=PF13379; superfamily=53850) — translated: MTDKPLTIGFIPLVDAAALIVAVDKGFTVAEGLDVTLVREVSWSNVRDKLNIGLFDAAHLLAPVAIASSLGLAQVKVPIIAPFNLGLNGNAITVSPALHAAIMAEAEGDAVNPLVTAKALARVVTLRRKTGAEPLTFGMTFPFSTHNYQLRFWLAAGGIDPDEDVRLVVLPPPYMVDSLANGHVDAFCVGAPWNSIAVDFGVGHILHFVSDILARAAEKVLAVRERWAQENPLVLAKLTRALGRAADFVEQLENRAEVARILAKPERIGVDAEVVQRTLDGRLKVSPDGTFRESDRYLLVGREGAGRPDPVQAAWLYAQMVRWGQAAYSSDALAAAKKVFRPDLYDAALGSPAGVLSNIHDGLGAFTGANFNASDIASYLSSLAIKRRPV
- a CDS encoding nitrate/nitrite transport system permease protein (product_source=KO:K15577; cath_funfam=1.10.3720.10; cog=COG0600; ko=KO:K15577; pfam=PF00528; superfamily=161098; tigrfam=TIGR01183; transmembrane_helix_parts=Outside_1_43,TMhelix_44_66,Inside_67_114,TMhelix_115_137,Outside_138_168,TMhelix_169_191,Inside_192_233,TMhelix_234_256,Outside_257_270,TMhelix_271_293,Inside_294_300) produces the protein MNAPLVKTTGPLAASAPAATAEIVALPKPPRSFVANTLLPNLRALAVRIIPPLVMLVLIFGVWQILCMKPGATLPSPSRIWADSKDLIVDPFFVTGPQDIGLGWRVLTSLQRVAVGFGLASVVGILVGAIIGQSIWAMRGLDPIFQVMRTVPPLAWLPISLAAFRDSNPSAIFVIFITSIWPIIINTAVGIRNIPQDYRNVAAVVQLNPLEFFWKIMIPSAAPYIFTGLRIGIGLAWLAIVAAEMLTGGVGIGFFIWDAWNSSRLPDIFVALAYIGGVGFILDRIVAFVGNIATRGAQAN
- a CDS encoding NADPH2:quinone reductase (product_source=KO:K00344; cath_funfam=3.40.50.720,3.90.180.10; cog=COG0604; ko=KO:K00344; pfam=PF00107,PF08240; superfamily=51735), producing the protein MTKAVRVHQVGGPEVLTYEDVDVHEPGAGEVRIRQHAIGLNFIDTYYRTGLYKAPALPFIAGNEGSGEVVSVGSGVTNFHPGDRVAYYANLGAYATERNISADKLVKLPDHISHEQAAVLMLKGLTVFYLLHKTFKVEPGHRVLIHAAAGGIGLLACQWAKALGAHVIGTVGTEEKAKLALANGCDHVILYKTENFVDRVKQISRNELCDVVYDGVGKDTFPGSLSCLKPRGLFVSFGNASGPVPPFPLAELNNHGSLFATRPKLNDYVGTRRELIEGADALFAAVLSGTLHVPINHAYALKDAQKAHRDLESRATTGAAILKP
- a CDS encoding nitrate/nitrite transport system ATP-binding protein (product_source=KO:K15578; cath_funfam=3.40.50.300; cog=COG1116; ko=KO:K15578; pfam=PF00005; smart=SM00382; superfamily=52540; tigrfam=TIGR01184), translating into MTYLKLDHIDKVFTRGSATSEVLKDINLTVEQGDYVSIIGHSGCGKSTLLNIIAGLTNATQGGVLLEGREVNAPGPDRAVVFQNHSLLPWLSTYDNVRLGVDKVFGSAKTRAERHDWVMHNLDLVQMGHAKDKRPSEISGGMKQRVGIARALAMEPKVLLLDEPFGALDALTRAHLQDSVMALHQKLNNTVIMITHDVDEAVLLSDRIVMMTNGPSARIGEVLEVPLPHPRKRLELATNPIYLKCRQRVLEFLYERHRFVEAA
- a CDS encoding hypothetical protein (product_source=Hypo-rule applied; cleavage_site_network=SignalP-noTM; superfamily=50974) — protein: MRISILLFASFTILVAAPSPSGAEQPSESIDAFSPASRAKTCGESFSRDSTEEFNKNCVALAGPRAAMRGGTLVLRMDNGSRKIFDNKNGVGALEGGGFGYGLADFYPSTHVFVVCDYGPDAGHFKAIDGKTGRELDFGYASPQFSPDGNWVLAVEYNDDGMDSSFAIFDVRGDKQLTVWTSKASKTRLPAKAKFVAWTDNKTIKFTSPGKKSVFLTSAPDGTWGVNTAPN
- a CDS encoding ribosomal protein S12 methylthiotransferase (product_source=KO:K14441; cath_funfam=3.80.30.20; cog=COG0621; ko=KO:K14441; pfam=PF00919,PF04055,PF18693; smart=SM00729; superfamily=102114; tigrfam=TIGR01125), producing the protein MDQGVAPKVSFVSLGCPKALVDSERIITRLRAEGYELARKHDGADLVIVNTCGFLDSAKQESLGAIGEAMAENGKVIVTGCMGAEPEQIEKAYPNVLSITGPQQYESVLDAVHRALPPRHNPHIDLVPPQGIKLTPRHYAYLKISEGCNNRCTFCIIPKLRGDLVSRPANDVLREAEKLVAAGVKELLVVSQDTSAYGIDLKYATSPWKDREVRAKFLDLSRELGELGAWVRLQYVYPYPHVDEVIGLMTEGKVLPYLDIPFQHASPEVLKQMRRPAAQDKTLARIKAWREQCPELTLRSTFIVGFPGETDSDFQYLLDWLDEAQIDRVGCFKYEPVAGAASNAIENPVPEDIKTARWNALMARQQKISAQRLKRKVGSRQQVIIDEVGPTVAKGRSKADAPQIDGSVYISSRRPLKVGDIVTVKIESADQYDLHGSVAGF
- a CDS encoding nitrate/nitrite transport system substrate-binding protein (product_source=KO:K15576; cath_funfam=3.40.190.10; cleavage_site_network=SignalP-noTM; cog=COG0715; ko=KO:K15576; pfam=PF13379; superfamily=53850), coding for MTRTTKHGSKGRVMSRRALLKAGAGTAALLAAARLNFPAGAFAQGSGPEVTKAIFGYIALMDASPLVIAKEKGLFAKHGVPDVEVSKQASWGATRDNLVLGGEKNGIDGAHILTPMPYLISAGKVTQNNVPTPMYILARLNLDAQAISVSNEYKALKVTADASALKEAFAKKKAEGKEVKVAMTFPGGTHDLWIRYWLAAGGIDPDKDVSTIVVPPPQMVANMKVGNMDAFCVGEPWGEQLVNQGIGFSACSTGEIWSKHPEKALGIRAEYADKYSKATQAILMAVMEAQRWCDKPENRKEMSEIVGRRQWFNVPVADIIGRANGDINYGNGRFEKGTPQFMKFWQDHASYPFKSHDAWFITEDMRWGKFEPTTDVKALVDKVNREDLWKTAAKTLGVAEADIPTSSSRGKETFLDGKVFDPENPAAYLKSLSIKRIEA